Part of the Penicillium digitatum chromosome 4, complete sequence genome is shown below.
TCTTCTAGAGCTCCACGTCCTCGTCAACAACTCCGGCTCGAACTGGGGCGCCCCCTACGATGAATACCCCTCCGAGGCCTTCACACGAGTCCTCACCCTCAACCTCCACCGCGTCTTCGATTTGACCCAGCTCGTCACACCCCTCCTGGAGAAGGCTGCTACACCGGAGGATCCTTCTCGAATTATCAATATTGGCAGTATTGATGGACTCCGTGTTCCCTTGCTCGAGACATTCGCATACAGTTCCAGCAAGGCCGGATTGCACCACTTGAGCCGAGTACTCGCTAACCACCTGGGCAAGCGAAATATTACGTAAGTACACCTGCTGTGCTTTGCTTCCCTTGATGAATGGAGGACTGATTTGGTTTACAGCTCTAATACCTTGGCCTGTGGTCCTTTCGAAAGTAAGATGATGGCCGCCACCTTAAAATCATTTGGTGACGCTATCAGGGCTGGTGTGCCTTTGGGTCGCATTGGAACCCCACAAGATGTAGCCGGGTCTTGCTTGTTCTTGAGTAGCCGTGCCGGTGCATTTGTGAACGGCGCGACTATTACGCTCGACGGCGGAAGCGCTGTCTCTGCCAAGCTGTAAGCCACTGTATGAACAGTGTCGCTGTGGATTCATGTGAATATATGTGTATAGCTGTGTTAGCACAAGCATTATTGATGTTCCTCTTTTAGATGGGACTTCAAGCTTACCATCCGTCCCGAGATTCGGAACAGAATTCCCAACATTCCAATAAATGGCTAGATGCCATATTAGTCCAAGCCACAATATTGTTGACTTTGAGTCACTGCTTTCCCACAAAGATTTGCTGTATTTATATTCCTTTCTGCCCATCGCATCTTAGGGCCTCCTCGCCTTCGAATCCGTTCCAAAGTTGTTATCTCAAGGCTTATCAGCTCTGGAGCGGCAACATAAGTGGAGCGGGCGACATCATCAATGTGAATGCCGTCATCCCCTTTTCCACCTCTGCCAGGTTAATAACAATTTTTTTGTATCAAGTTCTCTATCACTATCATATTCCATCCATTTTACAGCTTCAGTGCATCCCTTGAATCGGAGACTGTCTTGATCATCAGACAAGGATCTCCTGACTTTTCTGATCAGATCACGAGTACCGTTGGAGCGCCATTTCCCAGGTCATCATATATCAGG
Proteins encoded:
- a CDS encoding Short-chain dehydrogenase/reductase SDR — encoded protein: MDSASLFNVKDKVVLVTGGAKGIGRMISEGYVTNGATVYISSRDAKACEQAAKELNALGKGKAYAIPANFYKLEDVKKLAEELGKREDKLHVLVNNSGSNWGAPYDEYPSEAFTRVLTLNLHRVFDLTQLVTPLLEKAATPEDPSRIINIGSIDGLRVPLLETFAYSSSKAGLHHLSRVLANHLGKRNITSNTLACGPFESKMMAATLKSFGDAIRAGVPLGRIGTPQDVAGSCLFLSSRAGAFVNGATITLDGGSAVSAKLASSPSNPFQSCYLKAYQLWSGNISGAGDIINFSITIIFHPFYSFSASLESETVLIIRQGSPDFSDQITSTVGAPFPRSSYIRPIGAPVLAALSFSTTGNSRCGRILA